atattccctAAACAATAAAAGTTCCCCAAAAGCCGATGGTTTTAATCCAATTGTGAAGAACATTTTGTCATATTCAAAGTCAAAGCTCCCCTCAACACAACTGATTGATGTTTCACCCAGTTGCGAAGGACACTTCTACAAAACCAAAAGGGATAAGTTGTTAGAACAACTCTTCCTGTGAACAATTACCAGaaaaccaccaatctcaatcatagTTTCACATGTCTTGTATCATTcaacaaatcaaccaccaatcttaattgacctctaatctcgtgacctcacaatcctctgttaccgacctcttatcttTCGACAAACTACATACCAATCACACTGTAAAACGTCTCCTATCCCTAAGAAAATAAATCACCAATCTAAAATGATATTTAGATTCGTAatctcacactttggtcaatcaaatattcgattcatattttttaatcacttttaattgttaccggtctattatccctcgtcAAACAACATCCTAATTACACactttctctatatatatatatatatgaatgaatgaattattactatactattattaatgttaattttgtaatattgttttaaataaattttgaattattaattttgtaagtatgAAAATGTAGCATaccttaatttataataatattattgtttttataataatattaaaataatattttgaatctttatatttaaaataaccaaaaagacattaaaaatccaattagggttaattattgtgataattaaacttaattagaaaaattaattaaaaattcaaaaataatttgagtttaagatattgtatttattttatccaaattataCCCAAGAAgaggttaaaataatttaattatgattttaaacataaattatgtataatttatggcataaaataattaaataaataccccaaaatatttaaaaataaaataaatgatcataatttttattatgttgtcataaatatttttgtgtattaatttgtgaagaaaaacgcaaaaaaattaaaaaattgatttaaataatcattttattaaaaatataaagtgataaTTATGTGTggcaaaaattatattaaaattttacaacagGATTCATAGCCATCAGATCAacgctggattttcatccagcgcCCAAGAAGACGCCACACATTTGGTTGCAATGGAATAAGCGCGTGCCCGGATCCACACCCAATCAACTAACGGGGACGCTAATCCCGTTACCCCAATTGCCCAATCGCCAACGAAACGCCAACAGAAACACAACAACGcgttttgattaaataaaacaacgtcgttttgttCTTCTTCGTGAATGTCGGGGTCGCGCTCGATGCTGGCAATCTTCCAGGGTGTCTATCTCCGCCATTACTCAACCTTATTCCTCCATTCTTTCACCAACGTACACGTCCCTACCTCACCTTCAATTCCAATAGGATCAATAGTCAAAACATATACCCTTGATATGATGTCGAAGACAAAACAGAAACGTTGAAGAAAGATTTCAGAAGAcaaatcgaattcgaattcgattaTGATAATCGACCTAGTTTGGTATAAATAGTCTCTAGGTATCCTTCTTCCAATTCATCGAAAAAACATCACAAATTACAGTCTAATTCAaagaattcaaatgaaattcggcgactaatttttgtaaaaatttcTTCGACGATCTAAGCTTTTATCTAGGGTTAGGAAAGTTTCATAcacatcattggagtgttcttcaatcacTAGTAAGCTTCTAGTTCATCTGTAATTCGAATTAGAAatcaaaattggatttttccaaGTTCGATTgggaaaatttgacttaccctatttgaaaaataatattattatgtttaacaatattaaaatagtattttggatttttatattcaaaataactttaaaaaaggaattaaaatctaattaaggattacttattgtcataattaaaccttaattaatgaaactttccaaaattctaaaaataatttgagcataaaatatttacatatatttcaCCCAAATTAGACTAAGgaagaggttaaaaatatttaattagaatttattcatgatttatgtttaattcatgacttaaatcaattaaataaaatacctcaaaattccaaaaaataaataaaacatgatcataattgttattataattttagaaataatttttgtgaaatttttggtgaaaaaatgaatttaaaaggaattaaactCGATTTTTagtaaccttttaaataaaatttaaaactgcATAATCCTGTGTGGCTGATTTTATGTTCAAAACTTTACAGCAGGATTCTgaaccatcagatgagcgcccagatcTCATCCGACAGCCTAGAGCGCGCCAGACACCCAGCTGTAGCGGAACCACGCTCGCACGCCCGCACCAGATCAACTAACGGAACAcagactaaccccgttagtcaaccAAGCTTACCGCTGACAGAACCAGACGGAACTCGACGTTCCGTTACTCAAAACGACGCCGTTTTGTTCGTCTTCTTCGCTGGGACTCAGGGGTCGCCGGAATCGCGACCTCACTGACGTGTTTCTTCCAAAAGCTCTAGCTTCGTCCACAGGCGATCAAATCCTTTGATTTTTTCGCCCACATGATCCCCTCGTCAGCGCCTACGTTTTCCCcttatctagaagccttatcttCCCCGAGATAAGAGTCATAAGACTGCCAcgaattagggataagaacATCAGCGATCAAAGACGACTCAAATTGGCTTTCTACAGCCGACATTCGAGCACTATAAATAGTCTCCTATCCCTCTActaccaatccatcaaacaataattaCAAATTACACATCAAATCGCCCCAATCGAAGACCTACAATTTCCGGCCAAGAACAGTCTTCTACAAAACTTTCTACGGTGAGCCAAGCTTCGATCCAAGCTTCTGGATCACTTCTAACACTACTTAGGAATGTTTTCCAACAGTTGGTATGATTCCAGAAGCCTTGATTTtcgatttgtaattgaaaattttgtatgtttttaattttcttgtttgatcggtttgatcttGTTATGAACGTTGATTATGAAATTTCTTAGTTAAGAATAGTtctatttatcatatatatgatTTCTGTTGAAAGAAGATAGATCAAATCTCCATGAATCaaaattttcagaaaattaGCTTAAAAACTAGATTTTTTGAATTCTTGTGTTCTTGGATTAAACTCGGTTTTTTTGGTTCAAGAAGTTGCTATATATGTTTTTACACATGTATGAATGATTTCCAAACAActgtaattaaatttttattatgtttgatcaagctaaaatttgagaaaaaagttttaaattttggattttgaaaattctgtgttcttgcttttaatttgattttgttggttcaattagttgtattacaagtttataaacatgttggtATAATTTCTATGtaactgtaatcatgttttgatcaatttttgatcaattttgaaaaaaaagttaaaaaaaactggatttttaaattttgtttttcttgtttCTATGTTGGATTTGTTAATCCAAATAGTAATTATACATGATTCTTAACATGTAGGAATAAATTCCAAGTGATTGTTTCACCCTTTTgaacatgtttgatcaaatttagttttttttaaaaagttagattttgattcaattttaataaataattttaatgttgtaaTGATGTTCTTGGTTTGGTATGaattaactatattcatcatttcaaagataatggaacaaaaatgaggccttgaaatggcctaatttaaaagatcccaaaatttgatctaaaaatggtgttttgaaattgatcctcttatgatcttcaaaatcgtgatttataCTAGTGCTTTTGTTTTTCATGATCATACGAACCTACTGCAACTTACGGATTGTGATTTGgacatcccaatcaaaagttatggcaTTCTGAAGTTTcagaccaaaacaagaacacccGGTCTTGGAATTTTgccttaggaccgagaaaacaTGTCCAGAACCGTGCCGCCCGACCGAGGAAACCGCATAGGACCatgaacctaggaccgagagaatTAGCTTAGGACCGACAAAACAAACCTAGACCAAATTAACATAGGACAGACCTTGCCACTTGACCTATGATTGACCTTGAcacctaacctaggaccaacAATTAAGCCTAGCCTCATCTTAACCTAGGCCAATCCCTAAGCCCTATCCTAGGATCAAACCCCCACTTAGCCTAAGACCATTACTGACCTAGGCCTAAGTCCGAACCCTCACTCAAGATTGAACCTCTCAAATCCAATTAAGCCCAGATTGACAAGATCAGACTCGAACCTAGGATTTAATCCTTAGGCCAATTTGGAACTAAaccccattttctaaaaaaattgtattcTCAAGGTCAGAAAGTAACTCTCAAGAATCTATGGGATGTTTCCCAAAACAAATGTTTTGTTAATGTCTTGTTTGATTATactctttaatatatttttttaatattttcaggttttgttaaatctgaaaatcaacgcaacaggtacacaccttctttaaatgattttgtacaattatttaaagtctatcatcatttaggacccctggactactaattaaagataagcaatgttataattagatttatagaagtcaaactttgtttattttagaaagagtttgaaaaccgtccttaggcgggagaagaggacatagcgcgaaagccatTTCCCGAGCATAAACAGACAACGAACCACCTATTttagaaactctggtataaatacatttgtacacgaatcattttattaattttcataaaatctcttggcgactctaattttcaaataaataatctttaaattaattatgtttaattgacTTAAATAGGGTCatgttaaaattgttatttagcctcctaaattattaatgtttgaacaaatgattaattatttttacataattaatttcttactgctccaggtattttcaaaatcttttaaaaactaaatgtttcattttaaaagatgcctGGCATGCATACCAATGTTGAAATTATCGAACCTCGAGATGCCTCGCGGTAGTCCTtccatattgccacgtgtctcaCAAACACGTGATAAGCTATGGAACGGGACATAGACCAGAGGGATCGGTTACAGAGCTCAATTTTGTTCTTTCTATAACCGAAATCAATCCATAGATGTTTTCTAAGTTTTCTAtcgaaagagatttcatcaattcaaccttaataaaaaaaacacaaaattaatttgaaaattttgaattttgtgttcttgagcttttagacttgaatttttattcaattaactgcctaacatgtttgtaaacatgttaggatgatttccaaatcataaaatcaacaccccgatcatgtttgatccaactaaaatttaaaaaaaaaattgaatttcagttttaaaaattgttacagagcttgattgatgtttttatttttgttgtgttcgactataaacatcatttcacagctgttggaacaagaatttGGCCATGAGATGGCCTAAATAAAATGTTCCCAAATTTTTCTCTAAAAACCATTTTGGAAATTCAATTGTTATATAGTTTGATTGATCGTGTTTAGAGTTAATGATTATGATTTTTACATTCATATGAGTTGTTTGCAACTTATAGATCATGTCATGATctatatcaaaagatacaaacctACAATTCTTCATAcgaaatgaagaacacttggTCCCCGACGACCGAGAACTCTTGGTCctgaccgagaccaaggactaAGAAAATTGACTTATGACCGAGACCAATGattggtgttcttgagttaggaccgaggtCAAGGaacggtgttcttgagttaggactgagTCTGAGGACCAGTGTTCTTGAGTAAGTACCGAAGTCGATGACTAAGGATGAAAATTTGAAACCGCCCAACGAAAACTGAACTGATTTGCCCTATTTGGGACggttttccccgaaaccgaatggGGATTGTCCGGGGATGTTTTTGAgtcccccgccccgacccgCCATGATCTCACTTTGATTTTgtcccgaacactataaacataattaaacttattattgaTAGGTTACACGATGTTAATCGTAAAATTGTACATTGACATCTTAATAaacattgatttaaaatatatattagatatatatgttatatataaacaagtattttattttaaatactgatagttaatttaaaagattattagttatatattattattttatatataattaaatatttttataacattcatcaattttaaaaaatatataactaagaataaaatttattaaaataataataataaacaaatgataaaaaaaagttatatttatgatattaattaatttaactaaataaattcttttttaatttgtaaatataaatcacctttttttataattttatttaactagtTCAAGTTTTTAATAGTTAGTTAAGAAAATAAACATAACTTAGGAAAATtatcaaaagaatattttaacaaaatcatttccaaaaatatgttattattaacaattataaaacaaaattgtcAATAAAATCTACAAACTTCTTAGTTTTTGTGTATATTGGTTTGTTTTATCATTCATATTTAATAGTAAcatcaatgaaaaaaataatatgtatatattttttaacaaaagatCATAGGCAAGGATATCAAATTTGATACAAGTATATTTAGTTTTATCAAGGGGTCAATGCAGCAACTTGGAATACAGCCTAAGCATTTTTATGGCTGTGTTCAAACTTAAAAACCCACAATAAATTCATACCCAAGTGTCCCTAAAGTCTTAAGACATACCCAATCAATGTCTCAAAAAACattccaaaaaaatagaaaagagtATGTTTACCATAATGAATGTCATAGCAAAAGAAGGGATTTCATCTCTAATGGAGAATTGAATTGAGACAAATAGTTCTCCTAAGAAAAGAAATTCAACATTACTTGAAAATAGCCAAAAATACATAATAGTAACCAATGTGATGCAAAAAGATACAGCAACATTATCATTCTCAAGgaagaaacaaaacaaaataaagcaACCAAATTCAGTCTTTCagaaactatttcattaaagacaataaataaaaaccatCATCTAAAGAGTAAAAAAACTCACTTAATATCTCTTCTTAAAAGCACCACCAGCACCGGCACCTCTTCCAAAAGGAGCAGAGCTTGGGAATGTCTGTGGTTCAACCTCAGCCTTAATAACACCAGGAAGATCACTCATTCCAAGTGCAGAAAGCATGTCAAGAGTCTCCTTGTCAACTTCAATAACATCAGTCTTGATAGCAGATTCCTCAGGAACATAGTCCATTCTCCTCTCACGCTCCTCTTCTTGAAGCTTTAGTGATATTCCCCTAACTGGACCTCTCTGGATACGTTTCATCAAATGGGTTGAAAATCCAGCAATCTTGTTCCTCAAACGTTTTGAAGGGATAATAGCAACCTCTTCCAAAACCTTCTTGTTAACATGGAAATCCAATGTCATTTTTGAATAGTATCTCTCAATTATCTGCCTTGATGACTTCTTCACTGTTTTGGTTCTCACACGACCCATCTTGCCAGCAACAACTTACCAACTTCACATGAAATAAGATAACAACAATCACAATGTTTATTCGGAAATCAATCAAGTATCAAAAATCTAAATAATCTGGTAAGCAAACAAAAAGAACATCACTTGTAATGAAACTAATCCTTTATAACCAAACCCAGATTGGATTTCAACAGATAAACAGACTATTGATGCGGTTACAAGAGacatttttgttttattgaacATCTACTTCCCCAAATTCAACAAAAGGATGCCTTTTTTCTACTTCAGACACTCAAAAAACATATTGAATATCAGATCAAGATGAGAATAACTCCGTAAATGCTGTGGAATTGCTTCTAGtatgaaaatcaatataatCAGAGCATATTATATCATAGAAGAACGGGTTAGACATTAGATCAAGCCGAGAATAACTGTAAATTATAAGTAATCAATCAGATTCATAGCAGATCAAGTAAAGTATACGAATTACGCATTCGATCAAGCTGATGAGAAAGACTGACCTGAACCGGCTGGTGCTTgggaggaagagagagaaagagaggcGAGCTTAGAGCGAGAAGATTTAACCCTAGATTATCAAACCCTAGCAGCGGCTGAATCTGTTTAATAAATAAGGCCTGGAACTAGAATATAGGGTTTTATAAATGGATGGGCTTCATTATTTATTCAAAGCCCAAActaactattaatatataatgatgggcccaataaaaataattctttttatttgaaaaacttttagttgaagttttacaaatataaaaatctatttatatcaATGAGTGGGTGTTTCAATGCACCAaacaatattcatttttatattatgcaataaaataatatttacttaaCATAACTTATTAATgacattatttatttcttataattatatgaaattttttataaatagaataatgtaagaataatttatagaataaataattcattattttatttaaatttaaattcaacatgTATATTCTTTTAAGATCAAATTACacaatagttaaaattaaatatgtcaaaaaagTAAGTGAAACCATGAAAACctcaagttaaaaaaaatactatgatATAACccctaattttttaataatttaaatttaattaactattcaTTTCTCTAATTctcaaaataagaaaatatatatatttcaagctccccagattttatttttatctcagTTCAcctcatttgaaatttttaataggTCACTGAATATTATGATATTCCATTACTATAGaaacaatataattttgtttagaaatataatctttttaattttaaaaatgtggaatttttctttataattttgaattttataaaaaccaAATTAGAAAATGAAAGACTCTCCCATTCAATTATACAATAGACACTGCTCAGGAAAGAAACCCATATAAAAAAGCATTTTGAAAATACAAATCGGTTAGGATCGGATCCATGAAATGAATTGATTTGGGGAGGATAGAAATAGTTTTGGGAAAATTACGAATAGGTCAAAAAAATTTGGCCACtctaatgttttttattaagtaaaacAGGATGTCTTAGTTTTTATATGAAAGACAACACGAAAAAACCATTGTTCATTCATATTGATGTTGCGTTTTGTTTGGTCCAACGTCATCATCTTTAGTTGAATCGGTTTTTTCGTCTCGAGTGGTTCTAGTCTGAATAATAATCTTAATTGTTGGTGGGCCGTTTGTTGTTAATACCCTTCGATTGTGTTGATGATCAATTCTCGAGTCCGTGCTCATCCCCTTCTCAACAACAAAAGAGATGAAATAATCGAATTTGgacttattttcattttttcaataaaaagttactcgatttaatttttcatatggaTGACCTCTTATAGGTATTATCCTATGTTTtattgaatttatcattatttcgGCCATATATATAGATGAGCCATTTTTATATTCTAGTCTGAATAGTAATTTCAATCGTCGGTGGGTCGTTTGttgctaatatattttgattgtatAGGTAATCATTTTTCGAGTCCGTGTCCGACCCCTTCTTAATAACAAATTAGATGAAATAATCGAATTTGaagttaatttcattttttaaataaaaagttactcGATTTGATCTTTAATATGGATGACGTCTTACAGATAATCTTTTATGATTTGTATGAATTACCAACTATTTCGTACATATATGTAGAtgattcatttttatattctaGTCTGAATAATACTTATAATCGTCGGTGATTCATTTGATGCTAATACATTTCGATTCTGTTGGTGATCTTTTCTCGAGTGTGTGTTCGCCCCCTTCTTAACAACAAAGGagattaaataattgaatttggagtttttttttattttttcaaaaaaaaagttactCGATTTGATCTTTCATATGGATGACCTCTTACAGATATCATTCTATGATTTGTATGAATTTCTCACTATTTTGATCGTATATGTAGATGATCCATTTTTATATACTCTAGTCTGAATAATACTTTCAATCGTCGGTAGTTTATTACTAATACCTTTCGATTGTGTTGGTGATCCTTTCTCGAGTCCATGTCCGTCCCCTTCTTAACAACAAAGGAGATGATATAATCAAATTTGgagttattttcatttttacaataaaaagtTAACCGATTTGATCTTTTGTATGGAGGACCTCTTATAGGTATCCTCCTACTATTTGTATGAATTTCTCACTATTACGGCTATATATGGAGATGATCCATTTTTATATTATCGTTCGAATAATACTTCTAATTGTCGGTGAGTCGTTTATTGTTAATACCTTTCGATTGTATTGGTGATCCTTTTCTTGAGTCTGTGTCCGTCCCCTTCTTAACAACAAAGGATATGAAATAATcgaattttaagttattttcattttttaaataaaaaataactcgATTTGATCTTTCATATGGATGAACTCTTACAAGGTATCCTCCTATGATCtgtataaatttctaattaattcaccatatatgtagatgatccATTTTTATATTCTAGTCCGAATAATACCTCCAATCGTTGGTGTGTCGTTTGTTGCTAATACTTTTTGATTGTGTTGCTGATCCTTTCTCGAGTTCGTGTTCGTCCCCTTGTTAGCAACAAAGGAGATGAAATAATCGAATTTGgagttattttcattttttcaataataagtTATTCGATTTTATCTTTCATATGAAGGATCTCTTACAGGTATACTCCAATGATTGGTATGCATTTCTCACTATTtctcccatatatatatatatatgatccaTTTTTATATTCTAGTCTGAATAATACTTTCAATCGTCGGTGAGTCGTTTGTTGTTAATAACTTTCGATTTTGTTAGTGATCCTTTCTCGAGTCCTTGTTCGTCCCCTTGTTAACAACAAAGGAGATGGAATAATCGAATTtgtagttattttatttttttcaacaaaaagttaCTTTATTTGATCTATAATATGGAGGACCTCTTACAGGTATCCTCCTATGATTTGTATGAATTTCTCACTATTTCAgccatatatgtagatgatccATTATTATATTCTAGTCCAAATAATACTTCCAATCGTCGGTGGGTCGTTTGTTGCTAATAACTTACGATTGTGTTGATAATTCTTTCTCGAGTTCATGTCCGTCTCTTTTAGCAATAAAGGATATAAAATAATCGAATTtagagttatttttattttttcaataaaaaattatttgatttgatctttCATATGGATGACATTTTACAAGTATCCTCCTATGATTTGTATGAATTTCTCAATTACTATTTCGgtcatatatgtagatgatccATTTTTATATTCTAGTTCGAATAATACTTTCAATCGTCGGTAGATCATTTATTGCTAAAACTTTCTATTGTGTTGGTGATCCTTTCTTGAGTCTGTGTTAGTCCCCTTCTTAACAAGAAATGAGATAAAATAATCGAATTtagagttatttttattttttcaataaaaagttaCTCGATTTGAACTTTCTTATGGATGACTTCTTACAAGTATTCTCCTATGATTTGTATGAATTTCTCACTATTTCGGTTTATATGTagatattcatttttatattctaGTCCAGTAATACTTCTTATCGTCGATGGGTCGTTTATTGCTAATACTTTTCGATTGTGTTGGTGATCATTTCTTGAGTCTCTGTCCGTCCCCTTCTTAACATCAAAGGAGATGAAATAATCGAATTTAGAGttataatcattttttcaataaaaagttaCACGATTTGATCTTTCATATGGATGACTTCTTACAAGTATCCTACTatgatttgtttaaatttttcaCTATTTCGgtcatatatgtagatgatccATTTTTATATTCTAGTCCGAATAATATTTCCAATCGTTGGTGGGTCGTTTGTTGCTAATACCTTTCAATTGTGTTGGTGAACCTTTCTCGAGTTTGTGTCCATCCTCTTCTTAACAACAAAGGAGATGAAATAATCGAATGTGGAG
This is a stretch of genomic DNA from Impatiens glandulifera chromosome 4, dImpGla2.1, whole genome shotgun sequence. It encodes these proteins:
- the LOC124934322 gene encoding 40S ribosomal protein S17-like, which codes for MGRVRTKTVKKSSRQIIERYYSKMTLDFHVNKKVLEEVAIIPSKRLRNKIAGFSTHLMKRIQRGPVRGISLKLQEEERERRMDYVPEESAIKTDVIEVDKETLDMLSALGMSDLPGVIKAEVEPQTFPSSAPFGRGAGAGGAFKKRY